CAGACCGTAACCGAGAGATAGAGAAGACTCAAGAAAAGCAAGCTGAGACAACGTCCGACTGTGATACCGCTTCAGGGACATTGTCTCTGTGAGGACGACTATTCGGATGAGACTCCAAGTAACAGTCGGTGGGGTGATGGTTTCTTCACATGGTCGGCAAGCATCCAATAGCGAAGAGCTATACACGTATATTTATATAAGCCGCTTATGCAAACTCAGTTCGCACCTGATGGTTGGAAATATGCGATACTAACTTTTGTTGCGGGGGTTCTCGCATCGATTATCACCCCACTCGCAGCAGTATTTGGTATCATATTTTCAACCTCAATTTTAGCGTTTTATCGTGATCCGGACCGCCAGATTGCACCAATTGGCGTTGCTTCACCCGCCGATGGGACAGTCTCGGTGGTTAGGGACGAAGGCGGTCAGCTCCGAATAGCGGTATACATGAGCGCAACAAATGTTCATGTTAACCGTGCTCCACTTACTGGTCGCGTAAATGAGATCACACACCGGCCAGGTGCGTATAAACTGGCATTCTCAAAGGAGTCTGAGAACAACGAACAACTGCAAATAGACTTTGAAGACTATAGTGTAATTCTCATCGCAGGGTGGTTTGCACGACGAATACACCCGTACATCGAGGAAGGGGATCGAATTTCAAAAGGGGACCGTATCGGTCACAT
This sequence is a window from Halohasta litchfieldiae. Protein-coding genes within it:
- a CDS encoding protein sorting system archaetidylserine decarboxylase translates to MQTQFAPDGWKYAILTFVAGVLASIITPLAAVFGIIFSTSILAFYRDPDRQIAPIGVASPADGTVSVVRDEGGQLRIAVYMSATNVHVNRAPLTGRVNEITHRPGAYKLAFSKESENNEQLQIDFEDYSVILIAGWFARRIHPYIEEGDRISKGDRIGHISFGSRADVILPPRFTEEDLAVEVGDTVYAGQTMLAFDPDEEECE